One genomic region from Dermacentor variabilis isolate Ectoservices chromosome 6, ASM5094787v1, whole genome shotgun sequence encodes:
- the LOC142585113 gene encoding uncharacterized protein LOC142585113, giving the protein MDLRQRSDESVCEMGPWSGRLREYAAYLVGSYPSLCPSVNQLFSNLRYLRSILSHRQVDHDKSCTASATEGCFLIAELSLWNEFLWVINFELREVSPGRLALACLRGRVVPVASNMQRRHSFVLVHWLLMEHRCIEFVELCESRISQNHFLFRDGLRLSRNLRHVKLCYYLLDDYPPRDLMDALRSTVATLDTLEIVSVRLSSVGVHMLCELLASCEALRALVFLENWIDVPEIEALVRCCAAHRSLRKIHVDELFVTVDACYVLADLLSRSAVIDELVVSRCAPGAYGSPYGFAALFAAIANRCAPLEAFELYNFELNEADLLDLSRALSSRANVKRLTIMCAAASPGLYLSLASVISNNATLAEIYVSGQLVPSDNFEHIAKAIEGNVTLKKLSFSQACLSGNAALPLVHALSVNWTLELLSLGTVTQPGLASFSKQVSDGDLRSRIEFNCFCAATDDLVACLQQGPKTSHVIFEPSVSLSCSQLQGLTRGLCGNAYLSSIAVRMNGVVDCSLAVLLSTVFASCRYLRDAQLSFATETSEAVTLLRGIAKSRSLCSLIFGGWTFDYHAATALSDMLRTIRTLNHVTFDAVSPESAVFLMMELPRGLETNYTLLSVNDYEKRDYEQNAFEIRDALRRNLSLLQHATRFVVPPCCNSKTAAAAFEKVRESRALLSNVSTLASLTEAEAAEAITRRRRYLDTNFLALAGVVRDRVECCRDPAGGDRSRQLDDIDFDSWMKIRSYLSIDDVL; this is encoded by the exons ATGGACCTGAGGCAGCGCTCCGACGAAAGC GTCTGCGAGATGGGACCATGGAGCGGCCGACTGCGCGAGTACGCCGCCTACCTGGTTGGCAGTTATCCCAGCCTGTGCCCGTCCGTGAACCAGCTCTTCTCGAACCTTCGCTACCTGCGAAGCATCCTGAGCCATCGCCAGGTGGACCACGACAAGTCGTGCACGGCCAGCGCAACCGAAGGCTGTTTCCTCATCGCCGAGCTCTCCCTGTGGAATGAATTTCTGTGGGTCATCAACTTCGAGCTGCGCGAAGTCAGTCCAGGACGGCTGGCCCTGGCTTGTCTACGGGGACGCGTGGTTCCGGTCGCCTCCAACAtgcagcgcaggcactcgttcgTGCTCGTCCACTGGCTACTCATGGAGCATCGGTGCATCGAGTTCGTGGAGCTGTGCGAGTCGCGCATCTCGCAAAATCATTTTCTCTTCCGGGACGGCCTCCGGCTGAGCCGTAACCTGCGGCACGTCAAGCTCTGCTACTACCTGCTTGACGATTACCCACCCAGGGACCTGATGGACGCGCTCCGCTCCACCGTGGCCACGCTCGACACGCTGGAGATCGTGAGTGTGCGCTTGTCGAGCGTCGGCGTGCACATGCTCTGCGAGCTACTCGCCAGctgcgaagccttgcgcgcgctCGTGTTCCTCGAGAACTGGATCGACGTTCCCGAGATCGAGGCGCTGGTGCGCTGCTGTGCCGCCCACCGCAGCCTACGCAAGATTCACGTCGACGAGCTCTTCGTCACGGTTGACGCATGCTACGTGCTGGCGGACCTGTTGTCTCGCAGTGCGGTCATCGATGAGCTGGTAGTCAGCCGCTGCGCCCCGGGAGCGTACGGGTCGCCCTACGGTTTCGCGGCGCTGTTCGCCGCAATCGCCAACCGGTGTGCGCCGCTCGAGGCGTTCGAGCTGTACAACTTTGAACTGAACGAGGCGGACCTCCTGGACCTTTCCAGGGCGCTGAGCAGCAGAGCGAACGTGAAGAGACTGACCATCATGTGCGCCGCCGCCTCCCCGGGTCTCTACTTGTCCCTCGCGTCGGTGATCTCGAACAACGCGACGCTCGCAGAAATTTACGTCAGCGGCCAACTGGTGCCTAGCGACAACTTTGAACACATAGCGAAAGCGATCGAGGGCAATGTGACACTGAAGAAGCTATCATTCAGCCAGGCGTGTCTCAGCGGCAATGCCGCCTTGCCGCTTGTACACGCCCTGTCGGTCAACTGGACTCTAGAGCTCCTTAGTCTCGGTACGGTAACACAGCCGGGATTGGCGAGTTTCTCAAAGCAGGTAAGCGACGGAGACCTGAGAAGCAGGATAGAGTTCAACTGCTTCTGCGCGGCGACCGATGACCTAGTCGCATGTCTGCAGCAAGGCCCGAAGACTTCGCACGTGATATTTGAACCATCCGTTTCTCTATCCTGTTCTCAACTCCAGGGACTTACCCGCGGACTCTGCGGGAACGCCTACCTCTCCAGCATCGCGGTCCGGATGAACGGAGTGGTCGACTGCAGCCTTGCTGTCCTGCTGTCCACGGTGTTCGCCAGCTGTCGCTACCTGCGAGACGCACAgctctccttcgccacggagACATCCGAGGCTGTGACGCTGCTGAGAGGGATCGCCAAGAGCCGCAGCCTCTGCTCCCTCATCTTCGGTGGCTGGACGTTCGATTACCACGCTGCGACCGCCTTAAGTGACATGCTGCGAACTATACGTACCCTTAACCATGTCACGTTCGACGCGGTGTCGCCAGAGTCCGCCGTCTTCCTGATGATGGAGCTTCCGCGAGGCTTAGAAACAAATTACACGCTCCTCAGCGTGAACGACTACGAAAAGCGGGACTACGAACAAAATGCGTTCGAGATACGTGATGCGCTGCGGCGCAACCTATCCCTGCTGCAGCACGCGACGCGGTTTGTCGTGCCTCCGTGCTGCAACTCCAAGACGGCGGCCGCGGCGTTCGAGAAGGTGCGTGAGAGCCGGGCCCTGCTTTCCAACGTGTCGACACTGGCGAGCCTGACCGAAGCCGAAGCGGCCGAGGCGATCACACGACGACGACGGTACCTCGACACGAACTTCCTGGCACTCGCTGGTGTCGTCAGAGATCGAGTCGAGTGCTGCCGTGACCCAGCCGGCGGTGACCGCTCTCGCCAGCTGGATGACATTGACTTCGATAGCTGGATGAAGATACGGTCGTACCTGAGCATCGATGACGTCTTGTAA